A stretch of the Anaeromyxobacter sp. genome encodes the following:
- a CDS encoding response regulator, with protein MKILIADDDRLVRAMLTDLLCEIGHAVVQAENGAEAVLLCAREAPDLLILDFLMPKLSGLDALLQIRRTRPVPAVLLTAINEGSLRGVDGVEQVQVLLQKPFSRRTLERAISTAVGAR; from the coding sequence GTGAAGATCCTCATCGCCGACGACGATCGCCTGGTCCGCGCCATGCTGACCGACCTCCTCTGCGAGATCGGCCACGCGGTGGTGCAGGCCGAGAACGGCGCCGAGGCGGTGCTGCTGTGCGCCCGCGAGGCGCCCGACCTGCTCATCCTGGACTTCCTCATGCCCAAGCTGTCGGGCCTGGACGCGCTGCTCCAGATCCGGCGCACCCGGCCGGTCCCGGCGGTGCTGCTCACCGCCATCAACGAGGGCAGCCTGCGGGGCGTGGACGGGGTGGAGCAGGTGCAGGTGCTGCTGCAGAAGCCCTTCAGCCGCCGCACCCTGGAGCGGGCCATCTCCACGGCGGTCGGGGCGCGATGA
- the moaD gene encoding molybdopterin converting factor subunit 1: MPVTVLYFAAAREAAGVAREALDPWPATVGALRRHLAEARPGLARVLPRCRLAVDQEFARDEDPVRDGAEVAVVPPVAGGAPCFRVTDQPLSLDEVARAVEAPGRGGLVTFTGTVRGETRGRRVLRLEYEAYGPMAERVLARIGAEVGQAEGCAVAVVHRVGVLQPGEAAVVIACAAPHRAPAFRACQAVLERLKQDAPIWKREVFEDGSVWVGLGP, translated from the coding sequence GTGCCGGTCACCGTCCTGTACTTCGCCGCCGCCCGCGAGGCCGCCGGCGTGGCCCGCGAGGCGCTCGACCCCTGGCCCGCCACCGTGGGCGCGCTGCGGCGCCACCTGGCCGAGGCGCGCCCCGGCCTGGCCAGGGTGCTGCCCCGCTGCCGCCTGGCGGTGGACCAGGAGTTCGCCCGCGACGAGGACCCGGTGCGCGACGGGGCCGAGGTGGCGGTGGTCCCGCCGGTGGCCGGCGGCGCGCCGTGCTTCCGCGTCACCGACCAGCCGCTCTCGCTCGACGAGGTGGCGCGGGCGGTGGAGGCGCCCGGGCGCGGCGGCCTGGTCACCTTCACCGGCACCGTGCGCGGCGAGACGCGCGGCCGACGGGTGCTCAGGCTGGAGTACGAGGCCTACGGCCCCATGGCCGAGCGGGTGCTGGCCCGCATCGGCGCCGAGGTGGGCCAGGCCGAGGGGTGCGCCGTGGCGGTGGTCCACCGGGTGGGCGTGCTCCAGCCCGGCGAGGCCGCGGTGGTCATCGCCTGCGCCGCGCCGCACCGGGCGCCCGCCTTCCGGGCCTGCCAGGCCGTGCTGGAGCGGCTCAAGCAGGACGCGCCGATCTGGAAGCGCGAGGTCTTCGAGGACGGCTCGGTCTGGGTGGGGCTGGGGCCGTAG
- a CDS encoding site-2 protease family protein: protein MITALSIVAAVLAVSALIVLHEAGHMWVARALGMKVEKFSVGFGPVLWSATRGETEYAVSALPLGGYVRIRGMAAGDDVAADDASAYCNQAAWRRVLVLVAGPGANYLIAVVLAAGLLGTMGLPTPDGAARVGDLVAGMPAERAGLRPGDRILAVAGAPVATWTELVGALQKAPGRTIELAVERGEGPAAERLTLPITPEDRGGVGRVGFTPYAPRVRLGPLDAAVAGFTRTNAAVGQTLAMLGAMVKRETKAELSGPVGIAQELVRGARVGADRFLTIVWNISVALALFNLLPFPALDGGRLVFLGVEMVTRRRVNEKVESYVHAAGFIALIALLLGVTIFGDLARLFGK, encoded by the coding sequence GTGATCACCGCCCTGTCGATCGTGGCCGCGGTGCTGGCCGTCTCGGCGCTCATCGTGCTGCACGAGGCCGGCCACATGTGGGTGGCCCGCGCCCTGGGCATGAAGGTGGAGAAGTTCAGCGTGGGCTTCGGGCCGGTGCTCTGGTCGGCCACCCGCGGCGAGACCGAATACGCCGTCTCGGCGCTGCCGCTGGGCGGCTACGTGCGCATCCGCGGCATGGCGGCGGGGGACGACGTGGCCGCCGACGACGCCTCGGCCTACTGCAACCAGGCCGCCTGGCGGCGGGTGCTGGTGCTGGTGGCCGGCCCGGGCGCCAACTACCTCATCGCCGTGGTGCTGGCCGCCGGGCTGCTCGGCACCATGGGCCTGCCCACCCCCGACGGCGCCGCGCGGGTGGGCGACCTGGTGGCGGGCATGCCGGCCGAGCGGGCCGGCCTGCGCCCCGGCGACCGGATCCTGGCGGTGGCCGGCGCGCCGGTGGCCACCTGGACCGAGCTGGTGGGGGCGCTGCAGAAGGCCCCCGGACGGACCATCGAGCTGGCCGTGGAGCGCGGCGAGGGGCCGGCGGCCGAGCGGCTCACCCTGCCCATCACCCCGGAGGATCGGGGCGGCGTGGGCCGGGTGGGGTTCACGCCCTACGCGCCGCGGGTCCGGCTGGGGCCGCTGGACGCGGCGGTGGCAGGCTTCACCCGCACCAACGCGGCGGTGGGCCAGACGCTGGCCATGCTCGGCGCCATGGTGAAGCGCGAGACCAAGGCCGAGCTCTCCGGGCCGGTGGGCATCGCGCAGGAGCTGGTGCGCGGCGCCAGGGTGGGCGCCGACCGCTTCCTCACCATCGTCTGGAACATCTCGGTGGCGCTGGCCCTCTTCAACCTGCTGCCCTTCCCGGCGCTGGACGGCGGGCGGCTGGTCTTCCTGGGCGTGGAGATGGTGACCCGCCGGCGGGTCAACGAGAAGGTCGAGTCGTACGTCCACGCGGCCGGCTTCATCGCCCTCATCGCGCTCCTGCTGGGCGTCACCATCTTCGGCGACCTGGCGCGCCTGTTCGGGAAGTAG
- a CDS encoding AMMECR1 domain-containing protein, producing MSAEDQVALLALARAALRHRLGLGAAPQAPASGPLAALRAAFVTVRLAGEVRASLGALAPAGPLAAEVIRLAAAAADHDPRTPPLAPADEPALGLRLAVLGPGRRISGAGDVRPGLDALAVTQGWHRGLLLPSAGAGKGWDAATFLKHACLAAGLPARAHLEPDVVLEAFEAEEFP from the coding sequence CTGTCCGCCGAGGACCAGGTGGCCCTGCTGGCGCTGGCGCGCGCCGCCCTGCGCCACCGCCTCGGGCTCGGCGCGGCCCCGCAGGCGCCCGCCAGCGGGCCGCTGGCGGCGCTGCGCGCGGCCTTCGTGACGGTGCGCCTGGCCGGCGAGGTGCGCGCCTCGCTCGGCGCGCTGGCCCCGGCCGGCCCGCTCGCCGCCGAGGTGATCCGCCTGGCCGCCGCCGCCGCGGACCACGACCCGCGCACCCCGCCGCTCGCCCCGGCCGACGAGCCCGCGCTCGGCCTGCGCCTGGCGGTGCTCGGCCCGGGGCGGCGCATCTCGGGCGCCGGCGACGTCAGGCCCGGCCTGGACGCCCTGGCCGTCACCCAGGGCTGGCACCGCGGCCTGCTGCTCCCGTCGGCCGGCGCCGGCAAGGGCTGGGACGCCGCCACCTTCCTGAAGCACGCGTGCCTCGCGGCCGGCCTGCCGGCCCGCGCGCACCTCGAGCCGGACGTCGTGCTCGAGGCCTTCGAGGCGGAGGAGTTCCCCTAA
- a CDS encoding NUDIX hydrolase, translated as MAEHRTPAPTVDVVIALPGDRVVLVARRFPPLGWALPGGFVDEGETLEAAAVREALEETGLAVTLTDLLGVYSDPRRDARRHTTSTVFMGRAAGTPTGGDDAAEARAFGWRELPEPLCFDHAEILADARRFLLTGARPRP; from the coding sequence ATGGCCGAGCACCGCACCCCCGCGCCCACCGTCGACGTGGTCATCGCGCTCCCGGGCGACCGGGTGGTGCTGGTGGCGCGCCGCTTCCCGCCGCTCGGCTGGGCCCTGCCGGGCGGGTTCGTGGACGAGGGCGAGACGCTGGAGGCGGCCGCGGTGCGCGAGGCCCTCGAGGAGACCGGCCTCGCGGTGACCCTGACCGACCTGCTCGGCGTCTACTCCGACCCGCGCCGCGACGCCCGCCGCCACACCACCAGCACCGTGTTCATGGGGCGCGCCGCCGGCACGCCCACCGGCGGCGACGACGCGGCCGAGGCGCGGGCCTTCGGCTGGCGCGAGCTGCCCGAGCCGCTCTGCTTCGACCACGCCGAGATCCTGGCCGACGCCCGCCGCTTCCTCCTCACCGGCGCGCGCCCCCGCCCGTGA
- a CDS encoding prolipoprotein diacylglyceryl transferase, whose product MSQTTGLEVLQLGPLALRPTGLFTAAGLLLGLAVAARAARADGLDGAALARRLVLAVGAGLVGAHLGHLLAYHPEELTDPWALLRLSDGLSSMGGLLAGAAALAAAFRGRAPGLLAHGDALALGLAPGWAVGRVGCALVHDHPGRLTTSPLAVRFPDGLRHDLGAAEALLLGGLALGLLALRRRGAARGRLLPLLALGYGAGRFGLDFLRATDLPGADPRLAGLTPAQWACLLLVGWGAWALGRPVRPRAAL is encoded by the coding sequence ATGAGCCAGACCACGGGCCTCGAGGTCCTGCAGCTCGGGCCGCTGGCCCTGCGCCCCACCGGGCTCTTCACGGCCGCCGGCCTGCTCCTGGGGCTGGCGGTGGCGGCGCGCGCCGCCCGGGCCGACGGCCTCGACGGGGCGGCGCTGGCCCGCCGGCTGGTGCTGGCGGTCGGCGCCGGGCTGGTGGGCGCCCACCTGGGCCACCTGCTCGCCTACCACCCGGAGGAGCTGACCGATCCCTGGGCGCTGCTGCGGCTCTCCGACGGGCTCTCGTCGATGGGCGGCCTCCTGGCCGGGGCCGCCGCGCTGGCCGCAGCCTTCCGCGGCCGCGCGCCGGGGCTGCTGGCGCACGGCGACGCGCTGGCGCTCGGCCTGGCGCCGGGGTGGGCGGTGGGGCGGGTGGGCTGCGCGCTGGTCCACGACCATCCCGGCCGGCTCACCACCTCCCCGCTGGCGGTCCGCTTCCCCGACGGCCTGCGCCACGACCTGGGGGCCGCCGAGGCGCTCCTGCTGGGCGGGCTGGCGCTCGGCCTGCTGGCGCTGCGCCGGCGGGGCGCGGCCCGCGGGCGCCTCCTGCCCCTGCTGGCGCTGGGATACGGGGCGGGGCGCTTCGGCCTCGACTTCCTGCGCGCCACCGACCTGCCCGGCGCCGACCCCCGGCTGGCCGGCCTGACCCCGGCGCAGTGGGCCTGCCTGCTCCTGGTCGGCTGGGGCGCCTGGGCGCTCGGCCGCCCGGTGCGGCCCCGCGCCGCGCTCTGA
- a CDS encoding J domain-containing protein, translating to MAPDPRALAPPRAPPPAGADEPLLLARAARDAALAEVTALDAEVEALAAELAAFAAALALGLGEADAEAQRAAGLVRRLQALADGLARELTRVREVGRGAGAAAGAPARPARAGGVAGARRGGAARAASGGGRAWEDDPRADGAGPGQPGQGPGEGASGRAGEDRAGPHGPEAEAAALRRVYRRLARLLHPDLAQLDEERARLSTQMARANAALAAGDLQALELMAEKLGAGEPAGDVTEAERLAHLARRTEQLRRVAASLARERGRLVASQTARLRQAAAARAAAGGDYFTESAAELAEEVAAARADALARLAAVEAAARALSGERRRIMRELSRRQGGGVVRGGFDPLAESGLVRRAALRLTRSRASAPARALARWLEGAAEAEGAGAAGSRWEAGLTLLAFLLEAAGERPPPAVASAAGLAERWERLRPGWPGAPDLAGALARAPRHLVLGARAGQAEVVAGLQLAEGSLAAGVELALSHAAVAAVARQVFAALGPTERCGPCRREVVGVHVLRTSGLDERHGILCPRCGAVLRSYWRYGEPEGLEALWALALAVGFNGEVRVRLGDGTLGFGGRPEDLAGLTAGGLAARFEALYLEPCEVALPRGALRVASRGRVLQARARLAGLPALALRIEGAAGEGLVELLRTRIERRFRPGAGRT from the coding sequence ATGGCCCCCGACCCGCGCGCGCTGGCGCCCCCGCGAGCCCCGCCGCCGGCCGGCGCCGACGAGCCGCTGCTCCTGGCGCGGGCGGCGCGCGACGCCGCGCTGGCCGAGGTCACGGCGCTCGACGCCGAGGTGGAGGCGCTCGCCGCGGAGCTGGCGGCCTTCGCGGCCGCGCTCGCCCTCGGCCTGGGCGAGGCCGACGCCGAGGCCCAGCGCGCGGCGGGGCTGGTGCGGCGGCTGCAGGCGCTGGCCGACGGCCTGGCGCGAGAGCTCACGCGGGTCCGCGAGGTGGGGCGCGGCGCCGGGGCAGCCGCGGGCGCGCCCGCTCGGCCGGCGCGCGCCGGCGGGGTGGCCGGGGCCAGGCGCGGCGGGGCGGCGCGCGCGGCGTCCGGCGGCGGCCGGGCCTGGGAGGACGACCCGCGCGCGGATGGCGCCGGCCCGGGCCAGCCCGGCCAGGGGCCAGGGGAAGGAGCGTCCGGCCGCGCCGGAGAAGACCGGGCCGGGCCGCACGGTCCCGAGGCCGAGGCCGCGGCGCTGAGGCGGGTCTACCGGCGGCTGGCGCGGCTGCTCCACCCCGACCTGGCGCAGCTCGACGAGGAGCGGGCGCGGCTCTCCACCCAGATGGCGCGCGCCAACGCCGCCCTGGCGGCCGGCGACCTGCAGGCGCTGGAGCTGATGGCCGAGAAGCTCGGCGCCGGCGAGCCGGCCGGCGACGTGACCGAGGCCGAGCGGCTGGCCCACCTGGCGCGGCGCACCGAGCAGCTCCGGCGGGTGGCGGCCTCGCTGGCCCGCGAGCGCGGCCGGCTGGTGGCCAGCCAGACCGCCCGGCTGCGCCAGGCGGCGGCGGCGCGGGCCGCGGCGGGCGGGGACTACTTCACCGAGAGCGCGGCGGAGCTGGCCGAGGAGGTGGCGGCGGCACGCGCCGACGCCCTGGCGCGGCTGGCGGCGGTCGAGGCGGCGGCCCGGGCGCTCTCGGGCGAGAGGCGGAGGATCATGCGCGAGCTGTCGCGGCGGCAGGGGGGCGGGGTGGTGCGGGGCGGCTTCGACCCGCTGGCGGAGAGCGGCCTGGTGCGGCGGGCGGCGCTGCGGCTCACCCGATCGCGCGCCAGCGCGCCGGCCCGGGCGCTGGCCCGCTGGCTGGAGGGGGCCGCCGAGGCGGAGGGCGCCGGTGCGGCGGGGAGCCGGTGGGAGGCGGGCCTGACCCTGCTGGCCTTCCTCCTGGAGGCGGCCGGCGAGCGGCCGCCGCCCGCGGTGGCCAGCGCCGCCGGGCTGGCGGAGCGCTGGGAGCGGCTGCGGCCAGGCTGGCCCGGCGCGCCGGACCTGGCGGGGGCGCTGGCGCGGGCGCCGCGCCACCTGGTGCTGGGGGCGCGGGCCGGCCAGGCCGAGGTGGTGGCGGGGCTGCAACTCGCCGAGGGGTCCCTGGCGGCCGGCGTGGAGCTGGCGCTCTCGCACGCGGCGGTGGCGGCGGTGGCGCGCCAGGTCTTCGCGGCGCTCGGCCCGACCGAGCGGTGCGGCCCGTGCCGGCGCGAGGTGGTGGGCGTGCACGTGCTGCGCACCAGCGGCCTCGACGAGCGCCACGGGATCCTCTGCCCGCGCTGCGGCGCGGTGCTGCGGTCCTACTGGCGCTACGGCGAGCCCGAGGGGCTGGAGGCGCTGTGGGCGCTGGCGCTGGCCGTGGGCTTCAACGGCGAGGTGCGGGTGCGGCTCGGCGACGGCACCCTGGGGTTCGGCGGGCGTCCGGAGGACCTGGCAGGCCTCACGGCCGGCGGGCTGGCGGCGCGGTTCGAGGCGCTCTACCTCGAGCCCTGCGAGGTGGCCTTGCCCCGGGGGGCGCTCCGGGTCGCCTCGCGAGGGCGGGTGCTGCAGGCGCGAGCCCGCCTGGCCGGGCTGCCCGCCCTGGCGCTGCGCATCGAGGGGGCGGCCGGCGAGGGGCTGGTGGAGCTGCTCCGCACCCGCATCGAGCGGCGCTTCAGGCCGGGCGCCGGGCGCACCTGA
- a CDS encoding response regulator, with amino-acid sequence MGGKTKILIVDDDSGIRDTLADCLEGEGYDVAGARNGAEGLEHLSVHRPDLILLDLLMPVMNGHQFLARLRADATTRDIPVLLMTGASGRTTQALPPADAVLPKPFELDELLELVKRLDGRG; translated from the coding sequence GTGGGGGGGAAGACCAAGATCCTGATCGTCGACGACGACTCGGGCATCCGCGACACGCTCGCGGACTGCCTGGAGGGTGAGGGCTACGACGTGGCCGGCGCGCGAAACGGCGCCGAGGGGCTGGAGCACCTGTCGGTCCACCGGCCCGACCTCATCCTGCTCGACCTCCTGATGCCGGTGATGAACGGTCACCAGTTCCTGGCCCGGCTGCGCGCCGACGCCACCACGCGCGACATCCCGGTGCTGCTCATGACCGGGGCCAGCGGCCGCACGACCCAGGCGCTGCCGCCCGCCGACGCCGTGCTCCCCAAGCCCTTCGAGCTCGACGAGCTGCTCGAGCTGGTCAAGCGGCTCGACGGGCGCGGCTGA
- a CDS encoding NAD-dependent epimerase/dehydratase family protein, producing the protein MRVLVTGATGLVGGAVVQELLARGLAVRALVRPTSELTNLGGATAGRIELAQGDVLDRASVERALAGCDAVVHSAGIATMGRESRARLFAVNAGGVEVVLGAALAAGVERAVLTSSAAVLGGSHVPRVADEDTTSSADTLGLDYFVSKLRGEEVGLDLAARGLPLVVVRPAYVLGPGDLYGSSAATVLALARGRVPAFVQGGASFCDVRDVARGHVEALLRGRPGETYLLGGQNLTMDEAIGRICRLAGVAPPLRLPYAVAAAVTRALGLLGRLGGPPPAVSRELLEASRLYTFVTSARAQRELGYSIRPFEDSVRDTLRWYLARGKLDPATPELKALAAP; encoded by the coding sequence GTGCGCGTCCTCGTCACCGGCGCCACCGGCCTGGTGGGCGGGGCGGTGGTCCAGGAGCTGCTGGCCCGCGGGCTGGCGGTGCGGGCGCTGGTGCGCCCCACCTCCGAGCTGACCAACCTGGGCGGCGCCACCGCCGGCCGGATCGAGCTGGCCCAGGGCGACGTGCTCGACCGGGCCTCGGTGGAGCGGGCGCTGGCCGGCTGCGACGCCGTCGTCCACTCGGCCGGCATCGCCACCATGGGGCGGGAGTCGCGGGCCCGCCTCTTCGCCGTCAACGCCGGCGGGGTGGAGGTGGTGCTGGGCGCGGCGCTGGCGGCCGGGGTGGAGCGGGCGGTGCTCACCTCGTCGGCCGCGGTGCTGGGCGGCTCGCACGTGCCGCGGGTGGCCGACGAGGACACCACCTCCAGCGCCGACACGCTGGGCCTCGACTACTTCGTCTCCAAGCTGCGGGGCGAGGAGGTGGGGCTCGACCTGGCGGCGCGCGGCCTGCCGCTGGTGGTGGTCCGGCCGGCCTACGTGCTCGGCCCCGGCGACCTGTACGGCTCCTCGGCCGCCACCGTGCTGGCCCTGGCCCGCGGCAGGGTCCCGGCCTTCGTGCAGGGCGGCGCCTCGTTCTGCGACGTGCGCGACGTGGCGCGCGGCCACGTCGAGGCGCTGCTGCGCGGCCGGCCGGGCGAGACCTACCTGCTGGGCGGGCAGAACCTCACCATGGACGAGGCCATCGGGCGCATCTGCCGGCTGGCCGGCGTGGCGCCCCCGCTCCGCCTGCCCTACGCGGTGGCGGCGGCGGTCACCCGCGCCCTGGGGCTCCTGGGCCGGCTGGGCGGGCCGCCGCCGGCGGTGAGCCGGGAGCTGCTGGAGGCCAGCCGGCTCTACACCTTCGTGACCAGCGCCAGGGCGCAGCGCGAGCTCGGCTACTCCATCCGGCCGTTCGAGGACTCGGTGCGCGACACCCTGCGGTGGTACCTGGCGCGCGGCAAGCTCGACCCGGCGACCCCGGAGCTGAAGGCCCTGGCGGCGCCCTGA
- a CDS encoding HlyC/CorC family transporter, whose protein sequence is MISPPPAPARRETAIATELLVILALILLNGLFSGAEIAVVTLRKSRLVQLTEAGSGAARAVARLRAEPERFLATVQIGITLVSASAAAFGGATIASELAVPLAEVPALAPYAGQLALGAVVVVVSALSIVLGELVPKSLALRAGERYALLAGRPLLALSAAARPVVWLLTRASNLVLRPFGDRTTFTESRVSAEELEALVDEAGQVGALDAPTAEIASRALAFRDLTAADVMVPRSRIVGLPLDATTEQLRRTMLEQGRSRMPVYQGTLDGVVGYVKAKDLAAMIWEKELVVLADLIRPAHFVPGSAPAVQVLRELQRRRSPLAMVVDEHGGVAGLVTLEDLVEELVGDISDEEERPEVLVVREPGGAALCSGQAPIREVNRTLDLSLPDGEGYSTLAGLCIELAGAVPERGARLQLQDAELEVVDATPRLIRQVRVRPRQTPGT, encoded by the coding sequence ATGATCTCACCCCCGCCTGCCCCCGCCCGCCGGGAGACCGCCATCGCCACCGAGCTCCTCGTCATCCTCGCGCTCATCCTGCTGAACGGCCTCTTCTCGGGCGCCGAGATCGCGGTGGTGACCTTGCGCAAGAGCCGCCTGGTGCAGCTCACCGAGGCCGGCAGCGGCGCGGCGCGGGCGGTGGCGCGGCTGAGGGCCGAGCCCGAGCGGTTCCTGGCCACCGTGCAGATCGGCATCACCCTGGTGAGCGCCAGCGCGGCCGCCTTCGGCGGCGCCACCATCGCCAGCGAGCTGGCCGTGCCGCTGGCCGAGGTCCCGGCGCTGGCGCCCTACGCCGGGCAGCTCGCGCTCGGCGCGGTGGTGGTGGTGGTGTCGGCGCTCTCCATCGTGCTCGGCGAGCTGGTGCCCAAGTCGCTGGCCCTGCGCGCCGGCGAGCGCTACGCGCTGCTGGCCGGGCGGCCCCTGCTGGCGCTCTCCGCGGCGGCCCGGCCGGTGGTCTGGCTGCTCACCCGGGCCTCCAACCTGGTGCTGCGCCCCTTCGGCGACCGCACCACCTTCACCGAGTCGCGGGTCTCGGCGGAGGAGCTGGAGGCGCTGGTGGACGAGGCCGGCCAGGTGGGCGCGCTGGACGCCCCCACCGCCGAGATCGCCTCGCGGGCCCTGGCCTTCCGCGATCTCACCGCGGCCGACGTGATGGTGCCGCGCAGCCGCATCGTGGGGCTGCCGCTCGACGCCACCACCGAGCAGCTGCGGCGCACCATGCTGGAGCAGGGGCGCAGCCGGATGCCGGTGTACCAGGGCACGCTCGACGGCGTGGTCGGCTACGTCAAGGCCAAGGACCTGGCGGCCATGATCTGGGAGAAGGAGCTGGTGGTGCTGGCGGACCTGATCCGGCCGGCCCACTTCGTGCCGGGCAGCGCGCCGGCGGTGCAGGTGCTGCGCGAGCTGCAGCGGCGCCGCTCGCCCCTGGCCATGGTGGTGGACGAGCACGGCGGCGTGGCCGGGCTGGTCACGCTGGAGGACCTGGTCGAGGAGCTGGTGGGGGACATCTCCGACGAGGAGGAGCGGCCGGAGGTGCTGGTGGTGCGCGAGCCGGGCGGCGCCGCGCTCTGCTCGGGCCAGGCCCCCATCCGCGAGGTGAACCGGACCCTCGACCTCTCCCTGCCGGACGGCGAGGGCTACTCCACCTTGGCCGGGCTGTGCATCGAGCTGGCCGGCGCGGTGCCGGAGCGCGGCGCCAGGCTGCAGCTGCAGGACGCAGAGCTCGAGGTGGTGGACGCCACGCCGCGGCTGATCCGCCAGGTCAGGGTCCGCCCCCGCCAGACCCCGGGGACCTGA
- a CDS encoding class I SAM-dependent methyltransferase — MTSSSDQDDGSATWLSPTAPAPAPERLEQADDRTTAAAALARARRGEVLVYHGDHRNARQLLAAMGRRLSTQGERPGRVGQDLGATFREERRRRREEHLLLSRLVVVVEPGPRVALASAPDAAEALREAFWLDQPAGPADPARLGRHRLPGLLPLRDLLGMIGALEWRRKGVEIPALGAHLHPRYGVFAPVRGEHVELVAAACKRWPVAGRRALDVGTGTGVLAFVLARAGALVTATDLSPGALASAREDAGRLGLASKVEVVAADLFPGGDPPAPAGTAPPAPFDLVVCNPPWLPAEAVTPLDRAIYDPDGAFLARFLGGLRAHLAPGGEAWLILSDLAELLGLRRPGELEAQLEAAGLTVAGGIEALPHHPRSRDPSDPLAAARRREVTTLRRLVAAPVGSAPR, encoded by the coding sequence TTGACATCCTCAAGCGATCAAGACGACGGCAGCGCGACCTGGCTCTCGCCCACTGCCCCGGCGCCGGCGCCGGAGCGGCTCGAACAGGCCGACGACCGGACCACCGCCGCCGCGGCGCTGGCGAGGGCGCGCCGCGGGGAGGTGCTCGTCTATCACGGGGACCACCGGAATGCCCGCCAGCTGCTGGCCGCGATGGGGCGGCGCCTCTCCACCCAGGGTGAGCGTCCCGGGCGGGTGGGACAGGACCTCGGCGCCACCTTCCGCGAGGAGCGCCGCCGCCGCCGCGAGGAGCACCTGCTCCTGTCCCGCCTGGTGGTGGTCGTCGAGCCTGGCCCCAGGGTGGCGCTGGCGTCGGCGCCGGACGCGGCCGAGGCGCTGCGCGAGGCCTTCTGGCTCGACCAGCCCGCCGGGCCCGCCGACCCGGCCCGGCTCGGGCGCCACCGGCTGCCCGGCCTGCTGCCGCTGCGCGACCTGCTCGGCATGATCGGGGCGCTGGAGTGGCGCCGCAAGGGCGTGGAGATCCCGGCGCTGGGGGCCCACCTGCACCCGCGCTACGGCGTCTTCGCCCCGGTCCGCGGGGAGCACGTCGAGCTGGTCGCGGCGGCCTGCAAGCGGTGGCCGGTGGCGGGTCGGCGGGCCCTGGACGTGGGCACCGGGACGGGGGTGCTGGCCTTCGTGCTGGCGCGCGCCGGCGCCCTGGTGACCGCCACCGACCTGTCCCCGGGCGCCCTGGCCTCGGCGCGCGAGGACGCCGGCCGGCTCGGGCTGGCGTCGAAGGTCGAGGTGGTGGCGGCCGACCTGTTCCCCGGCGGGGACCCGCCGGCCCCGGCCGGGACCGCGCCGCCCGCCCCGTTCGACCTGGTGGTCTGCAACCCGCCCTGGCTGCCGGCCGAGGCCGTGACGCCCCTCGACCGCGCCATCTACGACCCGGACGGCGCCTTCCTGGCCCGCTTCCTCGGCGGGCTGCGGGCCCACCTGGCGCCCGGCGGCGAGGCCTGGCTCATCCTCTCCGACCTGGCCGAGCTGCTCGGCCTGCGCCGGCCAGGCGAGCTCGAGGCCCAGCTGGAGGCGGCCGGGCTCACGGTGGCCGGCGGCATCGAGGCGCTGCCGCACCACCCGAGGAGCCGCGACCCGTCGGACCCGCTGGCCGCCGCCCGCCGGCGGGAGGTCACCACGCTGCGCCGCCTGGTGGCCGCGCCGGTCGGTTCCGCGCCCAGGTAG